From a single Saimiri boliviensis isolate mSaiBol1 chromosome 15, mSaiBol1.pri, whole genome shotgun sequence genomic region:
- the TNFRSF11B gene encoding tumor necrosis factor receptor superfamily member 11B — protein MSARAAETHRSARPAAASKSLRFPGTTMNKLLCCALVFLDISIKWTTQETFPPKYLHYDAETSHQLLCDKCPPGTYLKQHCTAKWKTVCAPCPDHYYTDSWHTSDECLYCSPVCKELQYIKQECNRTHNRVCECKEGRYLEVEFCLKHRSCPPGFGVVQAGTPERNTVCRRCPDGFFSNETSSKAPCRKHTNCSVFGLLLTQKGNATHDNVCSGNNESTQKCGIDVTLCEEAFFRFAVPTKFTPNWLSVLVDNLPGTKVNAESVERIKRQHSSQEQTFQLLKLWKHQNKDQDMVKKIIQDIDLCENSVLRHIGHANLTFEQLRSLMESLPGKKVGAEDIEKTTKACKSSEQILKLLSLWRIKNGDQDTLKGLMHALKHSKTYHFPKTVTQSLKKTIRFLHSFTMYKLYQKLFLEMIGNQVQSVKISCL, from the exons TTTCTGGACATCTCCATTAAATGGACCACCCAGGAAACATTTCCTCCAAAGTACCTTCATTATGACGCAGAAACTTCTCATCAGCTGTTGTGTGACAAATGTCCTCCTGGCACCTACCTAAAACAACACTGTACAGCAAAGTGGAAGACCGTGTGTGCCCCTTGCCCTGACCACTACTACACAGACAGCTGGCACACTAGTGACGAATGTCTATACTGTAGCCCTGTATGCAAGGAGCTGCAGTACATCAAGCAAGAGTGCAATCGCACCCACAACCGCGTGTGCGAATGCAAGGAAGGAAGATACCTTGAGGTAGAGTTCTGCTTGAAACATAGGAGCTGCCCTCCTGGATTTGGAGTCGTGCAAGCTG GAACCCCAGAGCGAAATACAGTTTGCAGAAGATGTCCAGATGGGTTCTTCTCAAATGAGACGTCATCTAAAGCACCCtgtagaaaacacacaaattgTAGTGTATTTGGTCTCCTGCTAACTCAGAAAGGAAATGCAACACACGACAATGTATGTTCCGGAAACAATGAATCAACTCAAAAATGTGGAATAG ATGTAACCCTGTGTGAGGAGGCATTCTTCAGGTTTGCTGTTCCTACAAAGTTTACGCCTAATTGGCTTAGTGTCTTGGTAGACAATTTGCCTGGCACCAAAGTAAATGCAGAGAGTGTAGAGAGGATAAAACGGCAACACAGCTCACAAGAACAGACTTTCCAGCTGCTGAAGTTATGGAAACATCAAAACAAAGACCAAGATATGGTCAAGAAGATCATCCAAG ATATTGACCTCTGTGAAAACAGCGTGCTGCGGCACATTGGGCATGCTAACCTCACCTTCGAGCAGCTTCGTAGCTTAATGGAAAGCTTACCGGGAAAGAAAGTCGGAGCAGAAGACATTGAAAAAACAACAAAGGCATGCAAATCCAGTGAGCAGATCCTGAAGCTGCTCAGCTTGTGGAGAATAAAAAATGGTGACCAAGACACCTTGAAGGGCCTAATGCACGCGCTAAAGCACTCGAAGACATACCACTTTCCCAAAACTGTCACTCAGAGTCTAAAGAAGACCATCAGGTTCCTTCATAGCTTCACAATGTATAAATTGTATCAgaagttatttttagaaatgatagGGAACCAGGTCCAATCAGTAAAAATAAGCTGCTTATAA